TTATGAACTTTCTCATGGCTGATCTGTCTGGCTAAACTGCAGATGGCACTCTGCTGGAACTTTCGATTGTCAATCAAGGACTGGAGGTCCATTCGGAACAATGAGGTTTGACGCTGAGCAAGCTCATGGAGCCAACAGTGGTATCCACATTGCTCTTAGGTTGTTGGACCCCATCAGGGAGCAATTCCCTACCATCTCTTTTGCTGATTTCCATCAGGTAcatggttttaaattttaaaaagcaCTATTTGGTTAACGGTGATAACTGTAAGGTTTGGATTCTAACTCTAGATATCCTTGTGGTGTGAAATTGATCATTCAGCTTGCTGGTGTTGTGGCCGTTGAAGTTACTGGTGGCCCTGACATTCCTTTCCACCCTGGAAGAGAGGTTAGTCATTGCTGTAGATTTGTTTGCCGTCTCTAAGGTTATCATATACTCAATTTGGTCGAGAGAACGTGTTCTGCTTTCTTTGTAGAGATGGCTGATTGATAATTGTGGGacttgattttctgtttctaaAATGCATATCTTGATTTCAGGACAAGCCCCAACCACCTCCAGAGGGTCGTCTTCCTGATGCTACCAAGGGTTGTGACCATTTGAGAGATGTCTTTGCTAAGCAGATGGGCTTATCTGACAAAGACATTGTCGCTTTATCTGGTGCCCACACTCTGGTTCGTTTCTCTCCAACtgcttaaaactttaaaatttgtttgctCCAAGCTTACAAATTCTGATGAGTGCTAGCAAAATATGATATCGCAGGGACGATGCCACAAGGATAGGTCTGGCTTCGAAGGTGCATGGACATCAAACCCTCTAATCTTCGACAACTCTTACTTCAAGTGAGTATCCCAAGTTCCCTTGTAGGAGGATTCAGTGGCTTATATGGTTactaatcaaattatatatggGCAGGGAACTCTTGAGCGGAGAGAAGGAAGGCCTTCTTCAGCTTGTCTCTGACAAAGCACTATTGGACGACCCTGTTTTCCGTCCTTTGGTCGAGAAATACGCTGCTGTATGTCTTTCATTcccttttttctgtttttcacttggtagagagagagagaagagaactcATGGTTTCTTGTGACAATGTGAACAGGATGAAGATGCCTTTTTCGCTGATTACGCTGAGGCCCACATGAAGCTTTCTGAGCTTGGGTACTTATCCTGAATCTATGAATCATTTAGAAAGTAAATATTAATTCAGTGGTGTGATTTGAGTTTGTATCTGTTGGTTGCAGGTTTGCTGATGCTTAAGCTGTGACGTATgctctgtgtgtgtgtgtgtgtctccCCGAGAGTCATGGCTGTTTTTGGTTGGGGGCTGGAGGGGTCGCATTGCATTTGAACTTTGTCATATGATTGCTTAATGTACTCTCGGATTTACGTATCTGTTTTTTTCGGTGGGTTGCGATTTGAACACATCCGTTGCGCTTTTGCTGCTTAGacacattaataaaattaatttctctCGATATTTATGCCTCAAATCCATTCATATCTGCTTAGTCTCTAATAACAGTAGAACTTGGATTAAGAGTTTGAAGATACAGTGGCTAATTGCCTATATAAAGTGATAAACAGCCAAATCTTTAATCAGAAGTAGAAGTATTAGTATAACATGATTTGACTATGTACTACGAGATCAATGGTAAACCTGACATTGTTCCAAAACCAATCTAGACCAGTTCACTTACCGAATTTTAGTTCCATACCCATAAACCAATCCAAAGTGATTCTATCACCACATGCAACAGCATGTAATGATGTGGTGCCCGAATAGGCGGATTCCATCGATGTTGATCAGACGATGCTTTAGATCAAAGACCGGCGTGAGCTGAGACGGATGGCTCTGGCTTATAATGTCACCACTATGATTACCAAAGTGTTTGCTGCTTTGATCACGGCCGAGGGAGTAAAGAGCTTGAAGTCAAGTGTTATTCAAATGATTGTCATTCAGCACTCCTTTTCTAGGTGAAGGATCTTGCCTATGCGCTTCTCTAAaaccgtttttttttctatttttatgttGTCGATGGAAACGTCTCTTATTTTTATCTTGAATTGAACCGAATCTGCAATTAGGACCCTCTTGAATCTTGAGTGGTCTATGTCGTAATCAGGTTTTAGAAAAGATGAGATTGGAGCGACGAGTAGAGAGAAGGGAAGAGTGGAGTGACTTTTTGTGAACACGTTCACACCATTTAGAGTTCGAAAcggttcttttttctttttgtgtgtgtgtgtgggaAATTGGCTGTAACATTACTGAGCTCCTCTTTCATTCCGTGTGGGtctcgtttgttttatgtataatCCTTATCTTACTTTAGCctaaaaagaaattcaaagcAACTATAGCttcaaaagaataaaaatactataatatcaaaaagacaaccaaaaaaaacaaaaaaagagagaggtaATGCTATAGATTTCATCTAGACGtaataatacatttttcaaaGATGCGACGacttttagaaaaatacataGTTACTTAGATAACTTTGAAAGTATCCAGAAATCAGAAatgtggatttttttttgttctttttttctacatcGTCGGATAAATTCTGAATTTAAGAACTGGGTAATTTCAGACTCGTTGAAATCAAAGTCAATGAGtcaaatatatcatttattcGGTACGCTTAGGTTACATCATCAGATTAAATTTGAGCAGATGGTTGTAATCAATAATCCCTTGCCCGTGGCTTGGTATACGTACATTTGGCAACCTTTATGTATTTCCCCTTTCCGGAGGGAATCGCTTACAAATTCTTCGATCGATATGATTGATTCTCAAAGACCAAATATTGATTTGTtgaatttgtaaaaataaaattgtattgACCGATGTGTTATTaacttgtattttgaaacaaacaaaacaaaaataacgcAAGAAATGTGTTGCATGGCacaatttactttttttttttcgctaGTGAATGCTTTTGTGCTTACTATATGtataaatttacattttagtGAATGGTAGCATAATTTTCAATGCACACGTAACGACCCCAATTTTCTTGTCTCCATTCCAACATTAGTGGAATCTTATCACTGATTTGATAGAATTTAACTGCACTAGAGTTATTTGAAAAAGGCCCAAGAATATGATTGGAAGAAAAGGTATTGATGATTTGATCTGAGGATAATCATGACGATACTGTTAGACGTACATTATTTATTGAGATAAATCTGACTAACAAACAATCTCCCAGTGTACACGATGCAAAAGACAATCTTTGACCGATTAAATCAATAAGActaaatgatgatgaattgatgatactagaaagaagaaaatcttatAAGCCTTAAGTCATTTTCAATAAGGTGTTGAAGATTTAGTTGAGAGTATACGTATAGTAGAAAGAGAGCAATCTGTCGAAGGTGGACGCAAGAGCTTGCACACCCAATAACTCGTTTAGCAATCTAACTGGTTACGTGTCTTCCCTCTATTTGATTCcgaatttttcttcttaatgttGGTACGTGAAGACGACTCTCTTATTGAATAAATGATGCTTTGGGACCGCTCGGAATTCTATTTCTTCTAAATGACGACTCTTAACGTAGTTTTGCATTTTCtccatgcatatatatacgtGGAAAATGGTTaatttaatttggaaaaaatgtGTATGTATAAGTCGTTCAAATTAAACAGAAAAGTCTCATACAATAGATATAACTAATGTATAAAAATGAGTCCCAAGAATAATggttaataaaaacaaaatacggTTCAGCAAAAATTAGGCAACCTAAAATAAATCACTTGGCCTTTTGTGTTAATTTCTCTATCAGTACTTCAGTAGAATTTACAATTAAGTAAGCactgaataaaaataataatcaaacttCACTAGAAGAGAAGTACTCTAGAATTGAATATCTAGGTATTCCAAAGACCTATCGAACCACCTAGCGTAATACACATTTCAATTGAGGTTTTTAACTATGGTTTCTCCCAAATTATAGTATTAATCTTCAATTCTTCATAATCAGAAAGACTATTAAAGAATGTAAGACGAAGAGTAGAATACCATTGGACTAACTAATGATTTTTTAGAGACTAATATAATTGAAACTATACGTAAGGAGAAAAACAAGACAAgaagaattttttgtttcttaagaagaaaattaattgtGCCAAAGTCAAGCAAACCGTTGAAACATGAAAGCGTAGAGAAATTTAGTAGCCACCGTTACGTGGAAAtatgtttcaactttcaattAGCAAAAAAGCCACGTCATAATTCGAGCTTGTGATGTCAGGGTGGTCACCTCCTTCCCTACATCATTTTGTGTGTCTCCCCTATATATACACTTCCCCACCAAAAAGCACTTCACCTCTCAAAGACTCTACTTACACatttctcatcttcctccCCATAATTCACAGTTTTTGCGTTGGTATGGAGAGTAAAAGTGACGCTTCTGTCGCCACCACTCCAatcatatcttcttcctcttctcctccaCCATCACTTTCACCGCGGGTAGTGCTTAGTCCATGTGCTGCTTGCAAAATCTTGAGGCGACGTTGTGCAGAGAGATGCGTTTTGGCACCGTACTTCCCTCCAACGGATCCGGCCAAGTTCACTATTGCACACCGCGTCTTTGGAGCCAGCAACATCATTAAGTTCTTGCAGGTACctaaattatctatatatctattGGTGTAATAACTATAAGCTCTTTAGTTCTTAGAAAGAATTACATTAAGAAAGACCCgattttatattaatgatATAGATGGGAatgattttcttgttcttattaGGAAGATACATATATTGAAATGGTTGTTTCGGAAAATGGTTTCATAGGTCATGTGAAAATTGGACCTTACGTAGTTATTTGTCATAAGACTAATGTCAATAATTTCTTCTCACAAAAGCCGCACcacataaccaaaaaaaaagtgaaagtaTTGCATATAGTGTCATTGTCAACGTTTTCCTTATCATGCACCTTTCACAAAGTCTTGTAGAAAAATGGTATTTACTCGAATTGGtcaattaaatacaaaaaaatcctTACCTTTATGAACGAACACATGATTGattatttatctatattttcAGGAACTTCCAGAATCACAAAGAACTGATGCGGTCAACAGTATGGTGTATGAAGCCGAAGCTAGAATAAGAGATCCAGTGTATGGATGTGCAGGTGCCATATACCATTTACAAAGACAAGTGAGTGAACTCCAAGCACAACTTGCAAAAGCTCAAGTGGAGATGGTGAATATGCAATTTCAAAGATCAAATTTACTAGAGCTGATTTATAACATGGACcaacaacagaaacaagaacaagataaTATGTCCTTTGAGAGCAATGATTTGGGATTCCTTGAAGACAAGTCCAACACCAACTCATCAATGTTGTGGTGGGATCCTCTTTGGACATGTTGATCATTACTAAGATTTTGACTACTTCGCTTTAAGGCCCTCTCTAGAACTTTACTCAGGGTTAGTTAGCATACACAAATGTAACATTGTACGGTGAATAAAGAAAAGTAGAGGCGgcttttttaaattgtttttttgaccgggttttcaatgttttttcctGCGGTTTTTAGACACAAACCGGAAAGTATACCGGATCTAAACAACCGCAGagcggaaaaaaaaaatctaaaactaaacGACGTCGTTCGGCTCTTTATCTTGTCACCCTCCTCAGGCGACGGCGACGATGAACCTCCGTTCCAAATCTTCCCGTATCTTTTATGAAACGCGACCGACTCTTCAAGGcccaaagaaaaagagaatagTCGGCGGGATAGGGGTATGTTTGTAATTTGGCAAACGAATCCCCATCATAGCTTTATTCCTTACTTCATTCACCCTAGCCGCTTTACTCTCTTGCGTTATCTCCGAGGTAAGCTTTTTCATCACCATCTACGATctgcctctttctcttctgctGATCTGTGTTGAATCTGTTTCGATACTTCtcgtttgttgttgttatttctTGGATTCGATTCTCTTTGTTTATAGATCGTTTGGAATTTCTGATCGGTGGTGTAAAGTTTTATCGATTTAGGAGAACAAAGTTTTACAGTGCAAtcgtattgttttttttcttcatgcCAGCTGATGATAAACTATAGGATCGATCTGGTTCTGAGATTTTTGTACTGTTCAGTGGATTGTTGATTATATCTTTTGATGTATGTGATATTAATTATCGATTTGATTGGGTAATCCAAGTTGTGGAAACTCTAGGATTGTTTGCTGTATATCTCCTCAATTGCtgatttgtttgaatttaGCTCGCTTAGCTCAGATGATAGGGCACCACAATTTTTGTGGTAGAAATCGGCTTGACTCTCTTTTTCtgccaacaaaaacaaaaaatagtctGAGTCAAACCATTGTAGCAGTACCTAAAATCTCGTTTGTGAACCGTTGTAGCACTACCCAAGTCACCGGAAAGGTAAAACAATGAAGCCGTGGGATTAAACCTTCACAGATCTGTGTTACCAAACCCTCCTCTTCGTCGTTCAGTCCGCCAAACCAAGCCGACGAGAAAGGTTGCGGGAAAAGGTACGTCGCAGCTTCTCGTGTTTGTGGTGGTGTGTTGCTAAGAATATTGAACCAGaaattaaaccaatttaaacCAAGAGACCTTACGTGTATTTCAGTATTGAATTGATAAAACCCAAACTTAATAATCGAAGATGGGATTGCGTTATACATTTCAGACAACAAAGTGATTTTAACTCAAGGCATTGATGGTGGAGTGAATGTCGATTACTTCCAGAAGATCGAGTCTTGGCCTTTCTGATTCACAGTATTCAACATTAACGTGTGAATGTATTCACAGGGTTCTATGATAATGATTGTGAAGATTCTTGTGAACCTTGATTATGTAGTGTCCTAGTGTCTTCTATTCCATCAGTTGCACATGAGAGTTTACCAAAACTTTGAAGATTATGTTGTGGGCAGAAAATAAACCAACTGATAAAAAGCCTTTTGTGGTACTTTAACATTAAGAGAATTCAAAGCCTAGTTATaggaaataaattataaaagcATGAaagatattgttttctttgcaaGTTTGGTCTGAAAGAGTGTATTTTAAATGGGCTTACTGTGGGTAGTTATTGCAGAAACGCTGAATTTAAATGGGCTTACTGTGGCCCAATAGATAGATACTGTGAGTCTGTGATGAGCGGGTTATTTGTGGGTGGGCATTGGTTTATAGAAACGACGTTGTGTTCAAGTTACTAAATCGCGtgtgttttttacttttctgcAACTAAATCGTGTTTCTTCCTAAGAACCCTAAATCTGAACTGTCTCATCTTCTCCGATATCAGTGAGATCAATAAATCATCTTCTCACCCTAGACGACAGGGAAACTCGGGGATTGATTCGGAAAAACGAGTTCGTTTTTCTGCAAGGTACTTTTCTTACGAAACAAATCGTAATTGATTCACAGGTTCTGAATCTTCTAGTTAAGAGTAATGTTGTCTACACTCACTGATTGCAGCAACTGATTCAAGTTTTTCAAAGTAGTAGATGATCTCAATCTAAATCGGTTTTTGATAGTTTATGCTTGTGGAATTTGatggttttgaatcttttgatcTTGCATCTAAAGTAGTTTTTCAAACTTTACTTATTTATGCCAATGGGTTTCTATTTTGATTTCGGATTTTTTTGTGGGCTGGGTTTTTGGTGGACAAGTTTATGATTATCTGGAATTGGGCTAGTTAAAATAGCCCAGATTAACAGCCCTAGATATACCGTAGGGTATTTTCGTAAATTTagtttatagatttttgtttgttacgGTGGTCTTTCCCGCACCATAACACTTCCACTAACTCCGTCGTCGTCCCGCCGGTTTCACAGCTTGTTAGTGACTCAGCAAGACGTCGACCGAACTTGGTCGCCGccatctctctttatttttacgTGGTTCGCACAAAATTAAGCCACGTGTTGATGTCGTTAATTCCTCACACAACTCACTTCGCTTTCTCTATCAACATTCATCTTTCTGCTACTTCTCGAACCTCCTCTCTTCTCCGATCATCTTCTCCTTACTTTACCTTAGCTCGCTCTCTCTGTTTTAACTCCTCTATCAGATTTTTATCCTCAGATATGCCAAAGAAGCAGGTTTGGAACTTTCATCGAGTTTTCCTTAATCTGGGTTAATATAGCGATTGCCAAATTTATCGAATTTTAAATCCTCTGTTATATGACTCTCTCGAAGATCTGCACTTTCTGGGTTTTGATTGCTTTGTTCACAATGTGTTAGTTTGTGGTGCAGTGTTATGACTTTGGACTTTTGATTATCTGGAAacgaatttgaattttgcatcttaaaaaattgaaactttatatCTTGAAGTCTTGGTTTGTGAGAGTTTCTTGTTGCTTTTGGGTGTATACAGGACTtgactattttttgtttttgttggcagaaaaagagagatcacGCTGAGCAGAAGTGGCAAGTAAAACCGAAGATGGATGCTCCATTTGAATCCGGTGATAGTTCGGCAACAGTTGTTGCAGAAGCAGTAAACAACCAATTTGGCGGGTTAAGTCTTAAGGAAAGCAACACTAATGCGCCAGTCTTACCGAGTCAAACTACAAGTAACCACCGTGTTCAAAATCTAGTATGGAAACCTAAGTCATATGGAACAGTTAGTGGATCATCTTCGGCAACAGAAGTTGGTAAAACATCGGCTGTCTCACAGATAGGTTCTTCTGGAGATACAAAAGTTGGTCTCAATCTGAGCAAAATTTTCGGAGGTAATTTGTTGGAAAAATTTTCGGTGGACAAATCGACTTATTGTCATGCTCAGATCAGAGCCACTTTCTATCCAAAATTTGAGAACGAAAAGACTGACCAAGAGGTATACTCTATGGTGCTCTTTCTGTGATTACTTGTCATTTGTAGCCCTTATTGCTAGTTTGCCTTATTTCATGTTGCACTATCTTGATTTTGGCAGATAAGAACAAGAATGATTGAGATGGTATCTAAAGGATTGGCAACACTGGAGGTATCACTAACAAATATACACTCTATATGTGTATCCTTTTTATTGACACTAGTTTTAATCGTCTACTGACCTGTTCTAATGCACCTTTTACAGGTATCTCTTAAGCATTCAGGCTCTCTCTTTATGTACGCCGGTCACAAGGGGGGAGCATATGCAAAGAACAGTTTTGGTAATATGTAAGCTCATTTATTCTTAGCTTCAGTTACAATTTCCTTTATTATTGATGAGCTCTTCACAAAGAATCTTTAGCCAAAACCCCAATGAATAAACCCAAACTCGAGCTTTAGATTTGGTTTACCcttttcattcattttaaCTTAGAACATAGATTATTTCTACATTTTAGTTTCATAGTTAGTTATGCCCAAGGAGTTTTGTTGCTTGCTGATGATCTTGATGTTACGTTTATGGATAAGATTCCACACCATATAACAGTTGTACGACagatatatttcaaaaaacattttgatgaaGCAAATGCATTTTActattctttttcatttctgatGTTATGTAAATCTTTCTGGTGATTGCAAACTGAGCTGCCGACCAATCGGTTTTCTCGTATGCTAACCCAATATTTCATTTACAGTTATACTGCGGTtggtgtttttgttctttcacgGATGTTCAGGGAGGCTTGGGGAACTAAGGCTCCAAAGAAAGAAGCAGAGTTCAATGATTTTCTTGAGGTATTTCCATGGACAGAACTTTAAGCAACCCAAAATCTCAGTTGCTCGAGGCGTAATCAATTGACAGAAAAAGCTAGCTCATAATATAAGTCATTTTCTCTCAGAAAAATCGCATGTGCATATCTATGGAACTGGTAACCGCTGTTCTTGGAGATCATGGTCAACGCCCACTGGATGATTATGGtgagtctttttttgtttttaggatGTTCCTTAATTGTGAAAGTCAGATAACTCTGTTAAAGCTGTTCAGCTAAAAGGAAATGTTGATTTGCATCTTGCAGTGGTAGTGACTGCTGTTACCGAGTTAGGTAATGGGAAGCCCCAGTTCTATTCAACTTCCgaaataatttcattttgcCGGAAATGGCGTCTACCCACAAATCATGTTTGGCTGTTTTCCACAAGGTAACTTAACCGCTTTCTATTCATTGCTTCTATCATCTTTGGTGTTCTTTTGCTTCTATCATTTTTGGTGTTCTTGCCCATACTTCTCTAGCTGAGGTTTTGATATCTTTGGACACATTATCTTAACTATAGTAAGAATGTGCTGATAGAACCTGGTTGATGCATTTACTGGTCCAAATCCATAGAGTCTCAACCTTTAGAGGTTTTTGGTCCTACTAGGAGGAAATACATGCTTATATGTTTGGATGCACACATTGTCCATAGAAGTTTTTATTAGACAGCTTGTCGTGAGGAAAATGAAAGTTTTAACAAAGGTGGTTGCGtgtattttgttaaaaacaattatgaagGAAATCAGTGACCTCTTTTTTCGCGGCGTTTGATGCACTGTGTGAAGAAGGGATAGCAACCTCGGTCTGTAGAGCTCTTGATGAAGTAGCTGATATATCAGTCCCAGGTAAagtctttcttatttttgtattcaCTTTTGCTTTTTGGAGGATTCATATTAGTTATTCATAGAACTGAACTTGATTAAATTCATTCGACGAATTATTTCTTGGACGAAAATAAGCAGCCTCAAAGGACCATGTTAAGGTGCAGGGTGAGATATTAGAGGGTCTTGTTGCTCGTATCGTGAGCAGTCAGAGCTCAAGAGATATGGAAAATGTCTTGAGAGATCATCCTCCACCACCCTGTGATGGAGGTGCActatttatcatattttaattttacttaaGTTTTCATGATAATCCACTCTATCAAGTCCGTGtagaataaaaaatgttttccctggattttaaaatttcagcTAATCTTGATCTGGGACTCAGTCTAAGAGAGATATGTGCTGCCCATAGATCTAACGAGAAACAGGttctaaaagaaatttaaatatgaCAAGCTTTATAAAGTGGAATTTTTATGCTGCCATCTCTTGATAAAGATTTCTCATTCTAGAGGGTCCTTTTCCCTTGTTTGTGGTGCTATAGCAAATGAGAGCACTTTTAAGGAGTGTTGGGCCAAGCTTTTGCCCCAGTGACGTGGAATGGTTCGGAGATGAATCTCATCCGAAAAGTGCTGACAAATCTGTTATAACAAAATTCCTGCAATCTCAGCCTGCAGATTATTCAACTAGTAAATTACAGGTAAATTGAGATCTGTGTCTTCGTTGATTTCGAATCGCTGAAGTTatttgttatgtatatatctttCACTTGCAGTGTTCTCTCATGTGGTAATATTTACCAGTTTCtattatttatgtgtttttgaCGAGCaactgattttcttttttaataggAAATGGTACGCTTGATGAAGGAAAAACGTCTTCCAGCCGCATTCAAGTGTTACCATAATTTTCATAGAGCTGAGGACATATCACCTGATAACCTTTTTTATAAATTGGTTGTCCATGTGCACAGCGATTCAGGATTTAGGCGTTACCACAAAGAGATGAGGTTATCTTTAAACACGTCTTAGTTACTTATGTCTTTCAGTTTGACCAAACTACGAAAGTATTGATTTCTGTTTACTGAACCATATTAATTACCGTGTTTCAGGCACATGCCTAGTTTGTGGCCTTTATATCGAGGTAAATGCTTTTACTTGTTTCTTATTCTATAACTTTGCTTTCAAATTCCATGTTAATGCACCATTTCTGATTCATTTGTTAGAGTTCAATAATTTTGTCTCTACTTTGCACAGTTCCTAGTCTTTGTGAAATAACTTTGTTaggaaatcaaattttcttggATGTTTCAGATTTGGTTGTTGTGGTAGCATGCTATGGACCATTGCCATCTGTTTTTCGTCTAACTATATTAGTTAgtgatcttcttttttcttttcaggttTCTTTGTTGATATTAATTTGTTCAAGTCAAACAAAGGGAGGGATCTGATGGCTCTGAAAAGCATTGATAATGCCAGTGAAAATGATGGTCGAGGAGAAAAGGATGGTTTGgctgatgatgatgctaaCTTAATGATTAAAATGAAGTTTCTCACATACAAGGTAATTTTAGGATGGAAGGTCTTCTGGCTAGAGGGATTTGTAATTTGTTGCAATTTCCTGGCTCTTTCGTTGCATTATCATCCTGATGTTGGACatgtcttcattttttttacagttGAGAACCTTTTTGATCCGTAATGGCCTATCAATTCTATTTAAAGACGGGGCAGCAGCTTACAAAACTTACTACCTTAGGTGAGCTGCTTTCTCCCTatgaatatatacatatagagTGATGTGTCAAATGTTATAGTGATGTTTTGCATTGCATTGTAAAACAAAACGTGGAGACTAGTTGTTGCATACTCATTATGTTTTGATTATGTAGGAGCTGACGTGGTCAAgctttaatttgatttttttctaatatcaTTGTTGTTTCTGCATCCAGGCAAATGAAAATCTGGGGTACGTCAGATGGAAAGCAGAAAGAACTTTGCAAGATGCTTGATGAATGGTACCAAAATCACACTACTCTACACATGTAGACTAAGCTTATACAATTTTGTGGAAACTTATTTCCTGAGCAAATGTGTAACCTACTGCCTAGataatttttcatctttttgaatCTGGATTAGCatctcatcttctcttctcttcactaCGTGCAGGGCTGCTTACATAAGAAGAAAGTGTGGGAATGATCAGCTATCTTCATCAACATACTTAAGTGAAGCTGAGCCATTCCTGGAGCAGTACGCGAAACGGAGCCCAAAGAACCATATTTTGATAGGGTCTGCTGGGAACCTAGTTAGAACTGAGGACTTCTTGGCCATTGTTGACGGTGATCTAGATGAAGAAGGCGATCTTGTGAAGAAACAAGGAGTGACACCAGCTACTCCTGAGCCAGCTGTGAAGGAAGCTGTCCAAAAGGATGAGGGGTTAATTGTATTCTTTCCAGGTATTcattgttatatattatttcatgtattctggttgttggttttagttCATTTTTGTGGCAGTGTCTTATATTGAACTTATGGATGGTAGTGGTTATCAGCTTGTAATTGTTTTAGTCATTCAGATAATAAAACATTAGtaaaaaatcaagttttttaCTTCTGACCAGAAGTGAGAGCAACACATTGTTTTAGAGTGACTGGTGGtatatttttctgtatatGTCGTTTGCTTTGACATCTCCtttaatctcttttcttctgatttctaCAATATTAATGTTTTCTCAGGAATTCCTGGATCTGCTAAATCTGCACTTTGCAAGGAGTTATTGAACGCCCCAGGAGGCTTTGGAGATGATAGGCCAGTGCATACTCTGATGGGTGATCTTGTCAAAGGTATTTTAGAATGTaggttttttttgggtcaaaactGCTCTGGTCTCTCAATTTGCTATGCCATCTCATGCAATATTCTACATACGGGACAGGAAAATATTGGCCAAAGGTTGCTGATGAACGTCGTAAAAAACCACAATCGATTATGTTGGCTGACAAAAATGCCCCAAATGAAGATGTCTGGAGACAGGTAATTAATCCTACGTTGAGAATCTGTTACAACCTTACATTAAGTAGAAATGAGTA
This sequence is a window from Arabidopsis thaliana chromosome 1 sequence. Protein-coding genes within it:
- the LBD1 gene encoding LOB domain-containing protein 1 (LOB domain-containing protein 1 (LBD1); CONTAINS InterPro DOMAIN/s: Lateral organ boundaries, LOB (InterPro:IPR004883); BEST Arabidopsis thaliana protein match is: LOB domain-containing protein 11 (TAIR:AT2G28500.1); Has 1035 Blast hits to 1030 proteins in 25 species: Archae - 0; Bacteria - 0; Metazoa - 0; Fungi - 0; Plants - 1035; Viruses - 0; Other Eukaryotes - 0 (source: NCBI BLink).) → MESKSDASVATTPIISSSSSPPPSLSPRVVLSPCAACKILRRRCAERCVLAPYFPPTDPAKFTIAHRVFGASNIIKFLQELPESQRTDAVNSMVYEAEARIRDPVYGCAGAIYHLQRQVSELQAQLAKAQVEMVNMQFQRSNLLELIYNMDQQQKQEQDNMSFESNDLGFLEDKSNTNSSMLWWDPLWTC
- a CDS encoding uncharacterized protein (unknown protein; Has 30201 Blast hits to 17322 proteins in 780 species: Archae - 12; Bacteria - 1396; Metazoa - 17338; Fungi - 3422; Plants - 5037; Viruses - 0; Other Eukaryotes - 2996 (source: NCBI BLink).) — translated: MVMKKLTSEITQESKAARVNEVRNKAMMGIRLPNYKHTPIPPTILFFFGP